The following coding sequences are from one Desulfuromonas sp. window:
- the lpxC gene encoding UDP-3-O-acyl-N-acetylglucosamine deacetylase gives MIFQCTLARPVSISGIGLHTGRRINMALRPAAAGTGIVFHRTEGERTVSIEAISANVVDTRMATVLGKGGLSVSTVEHLLAAVSAFGIDNVHIDIDGPEVPIMDGSALPFVELLQRAGVRRLSRSRKFLAIRKPVTVVDGEKRVSLIPSRFFRITYDIAFDHPSISLQHRSIKCSTELFRRDIAPARTFGFLRDVEYLKSRGLAQGGSLENAVILDDQGVVNPEGLRFQDEFVRHKILDSVGDLSLIGYPILGHVKAFKAGHDINHQMVEKILSSPECWKLVEFADEDLREALKAGTPALALSA, from the coding sequence ATGATTTTTCAATGCACTCTTGCCCGACCCGTTTCCATCTCGGGAATCGGCCTGCATACGGGACGCCGGATCAATATGGCTCTGCGCCCTGCTGCGGCAGGGACGGGCATCGTTTTTCACCGCACCGAGGGTGAGCGTACCGTCTCCATTGAAGCGATCTCTGCCAACGTCGTCGATACCCGCATGGCGACAGTTCTGGGCAAAGGCGGACTTTCCGTATCGACCGTCGAGCACCTCCTCGCCGCGGTGAGCGCCTTCGGCATCGACAACGTCCATATCGACATCGACGGGCCAGAGGTTCCGATCATGGACGGCAGCGCCCTGCCCTTTGTCGAACTGCTTCAGAGAGCCGGCGTTCGGCGCCTGTCCCGCAGTCGAAAATTTTTGGCCATTCGCAAACCGGTCACCGTCGTCGATGGCGAAAAGCGGGTAAGCCTGATCCCCTCGCGGTTTTTCCGCATCACCTACGACATCGCCTTCGACCACCCCAGCATCTCGCTGCAGCACCGTTCCATCAAGTGCTCTACGGAACTCTTCCGCAGAGACATCGCTCCGGCCCGAACCTTTGGCTTTCTCAGGGACGTTGAATACCTGAAATCCAGGGGACTGGCTCAGGGCGGTTCGCTGGAGAACGCGGTCATCCTCGATGACCAGGGCGTGGTCAACCCGGAGGGGCTGCGCTTTCAGGACGAGTTCGTCCGCCACAAGATCCTGGACTCCGTTGGCGACCTCAGTCTGATCGGCTACCCCATCCTCGGCCACGTCAAAGCCTTCAAGGCCGGCCACGACATCAATCACCAGATGGTGGAGAAAATCCTCTCCTCACCAGAGTGCTGGAAACTGGTCGAATTCGCCGACGAGGACCTCCGTGAGGCGCTGAAAGCAGGGACTCCGGCCCTGGCCCTGTCGGCCTGA
- a CDS encoding epoxyqueuosine reductase QueH: MNVLLHVCCANCAIYPVKVLREQNHQVTGFFFNHNIHPYQEYRRRLETTRDYASRVELPMVFREEYLLEDFLGQVAQAPRTRCDYCYLSRLEETARTAAEQNFDAFSTSLLYSRYQQHDLIRRHGEELALRYGISFVYRDFRAGWREGIETSKAMELYRQQYCGCIYSEKERYCPQGRN, from the coding sequence ATGAACGTTTTGCTCCATGTCTGTTGCGCCAACTGCGCCATTTATCCCGTCAAGGTCCTGCGGGAGCAGAACCACCAGGTCACCGGCTTTTTTTTCAACCACAACATCCATCCCTACCAGGAGTACCGGCGCCGTCTGGAGACGACACGGGACTATGCCTCCCGGGTGGAGTTGCCGATGGTCTTCAGAGAGGAGTACCTCCTGGAGGATTTCCTGGGGCAGGTGGCCCAAGCCCCACGGACCCGCTGCGATTACTGCTACCTTTCCCGCCTGGAGGAGACCGCACGCACGGCCGCCGAGCAGAACTTCGACGCCTTCTCCACCAGTCTTCTTTACTCCCGCTATCAACAACACGATCTGATCCGCCGTCACGGCGAGGAACTCGCTCTGCGCTACGGGATCTCCTTCGTCTACCGTGATTTCCGCGCCGGGTGGCGGGAGGGGATCGAAACCTCCAAGGCCATGGAGCTTTACCGCCAGCAGTACTGCGGCTGCATCTACTCGGAGAAGGAGCGCTATTGCCCACAGGGAAGGAATTGA
- a CDS encoding phasin family protein, whose amino-acid sequence MFELIEKTLLLGMGAMSLSQKKAEELLEELRHRFDVSEEEGKAMLEKIQETMRENQKKLEELAAEEVKKACERLGVATSEEFEKLQQRVHKLENQIKQMSKPN is encoded by the coding sequence ATGTTCGAGCTGATCGAAAAAACCCTGCTCCTGGGAATGGGAGCCATGTCCCTGAGTCAGAAAAAGGCGGAAGAACTCCTTGAGGAATTGCGCCATCGATTCGACGTCAGCGAGGAGGAAGGCAAGGCCATGCTGGAAAAAATCCAGGAGACCATGAGGGAGAACCAGAAAAAACTGGAGGAACTGGCGGCCGAGGAAGTCAAGAAGGCCTGCGAGCGGCTCGGCGTGGCGACCTCCGAAGAATTCGAAAAGCTTCAACAGCGAGTTCACAAACTCGAAAACCAGATCAAACAAATGAGCAAACCCAACTGA
- the ubiB gene encoding 2-polyprenylphenol 6-hydroxylase, with translation MLTFSRINRNIRSIRRYRTILGILIKYGFGHIVEQLNIDYYLQLGRKIVTLGSAPKEIERLTQPERLRLALEELGPTFIKLGQLLSTRPDLIPHEYAEEFRRLQDKVPSFALKEVRDQIQLELGYPLEQFFSEFSSVPLAAASIAQVHRARLRSGEEVVVKVMRPGIGKIVDTDLDILMGLAYLIERHIPTGEVFDPIGIVREFRRTISREMDFAREGHTIDRFISNFSEDPTVHVPKVYWDYTGKTVLTMEFVAGIKVSEFNLLSKRGYDLRVIARNGANAFLKQVLIHGLFHGDPHPGNVFILDGNKICMLDYGMVGRVDEEIKYQLVDLLMAVLARDADRVIDLLLYSGELTEEVNTRQLKRDLSELIDDYYEIPLQEINAGKLLIDFVELLTRYRIKFPSDLMLLGKALVTMEGIGRQLDPDFNMIEHLKPFMEKLVRERANPANVSKEAIRTIQAYGALAKNFPRDLKEFINRVNRNQFKIDLEHRGLEKLITDLDKSSNRLSFSMIIAALIIGSSLIMQTEKGLTLFGFPILGFLGYLGAGFLGLWLAIGILRSGRL, from the coding sequence ATGCTGACCTTTTCGCGGATCAACCGCAACATCCGCTCCATCCGGCGATACCGAACCATTCTCGGCATTCTCATAAAGTACGGCTTCGGTCATATCGTCGAGCAGCTCAACATCGACTATTATCTCCAGCTGGGTCGAAAAATCGTAACCCTCGGCTCTGCCCCGAAGGAGATAGAGCGTCTGACGCAACCCGAGCGCCTGCGCCTAGCCCTTGAGGAGCTCGGCCCCACCTTTATCAAGCTCGGCCAGCTCCTCTCCACCCGCCCCGACCTTATCCCCCATGAATACGCCGAGGAGTTCCGAAGACTTCAGGACAAGGTTCCCTCCTTTGCCCTGAAGGAGGTCCGGGACCAGATCCAGCTGGAACTCGGCTATCCCCTGGAACAGTTCTTCTCGGAATTCTCCTCCGTGCCCCTCGCCGCCGCCTCCATTGCCCAGGTTCACCGGGCCCGGCTGCGCAGCGGCGAGGAGGTGGTGGTCAAGGTGATGCGCCCAGGGATCGGGAAAATCGTCGATACGGACCTGGACATCCTCATGGGACTGGCCTATCTCATCGAACGCCACATCCCCACGGGGGAGGTATTCGACCCGATCGGAATCGTCAGAGAGTTTCGTCGAACCATCAGCCGCGAAATGGACTTTGCCAGGGAAGGGCATACCATCGACCGGTTTATCTCGAACTTTTCCGAAGACCCGACCGTTCATGTCCCCAAGGTCTATTGGGACTATACGGGAAAGACGGTTTTGACCATGGAGTTCGTGGCCGGCATTAAGGTCTCCGAGTTCAACCTCCTCTCCAAAAGGGGCTACGACCTCAGGGTCATTGCCCGCAACGGGGCCAACGCTTTTCTCAAACAGGTTCTGATTCACGGCTTATTTCACGGCGACCCCCATCCCGGCAACGTCTTCATTCTGGACGGCAACAAGATCTGCATGCTCGACTACGGGATGGTCGGACGAGTGGACGAGGAGATCAAGTACCAGCTGGTCGATCTGCTGATGGCGGTACTCGCGCGAGATGCAGACCGGGTGATCGACCTGCTCCTCTATTCAGGAGAGCTGACCGAAGAGGTCAACACCCGGCAACTCAAGAGAGACCTTTCCGAACTCATCGACGATTATTACGAAATCCCCCTCCAGGAGATCAACGCGGGCAAGCTGTTGATCGATTTCGTCGAACTCCTGACCCGCTACCGCATCAAATTCCCCTCCGACCTCATGCTCCTGGGCAAGGCCCTAGTGACCATGGAGGGCATTGGCCGTCAACTCGACCCCGATTTCAACATGATCGAGCATCTCAAGCCCTTCATGGAAAAACTCGTGCGCGAACGGGCAAACCCCGCCAATGTTTCAAAAGAGGCGATCCGGACCATCCAGGCCTATGGCGCCCTGGCGAAGAACTTCCCACGGGACCTCAAAGAGTTCATCAACCGCGTAAACCGCAACCAGTTTAAAATCGATCTGGAACACCGTGGGCTGGAAAAACTGATTACGGACCTGGACAAATCGAGCAACCGCCTCTCCTTCAGCATGATCATCGCCGCCCTCATTATAGGCTCTTCCCTGATCATGCAGACCGAAAAGGGCCTCACCCTCTTCGGGTTTCCCATTCTCGGGTTTCTCGGCTATTTGGGCGCCGGATTTCTCGGACTGTGGCTCGCCATCGGCATCTTGAGATCCGGGCGTCTGTAG
- a CDS encoding ATP-binding protein, whose product MKDSPARQSQEGSENRKRRREWMLICLIILLVVLFTRFESRLFELTSSAPLSNSILVLALININILLIILFLFLIFRNLFKLILERRRDVPGARLRSKLVAAFVALSLVPTMLLFFVSAGFITNTIENWFNAKIEASLRESLEVAQTYYKNSATNALYYAEQLARIVKEKKLLNEENLPDLRQVIKEKQQEYNLGIVEVFSSTYEELVRASNPQVPAAEFTDLGSDNIREAFQGNRFTRITPIGKADLIRGIVPVYSNWNPKDVVGVVVVNYYVPYSLVNKMKEISTSFEQYKSTKLLKGKIQKGYIIVLLLIALVIIFLATWFGFHLARGITVPIQELALATGRVAGGDLEVHIDVQSDDEVGTLVEAFNKMTADLRRGQQEIGETTQELESSNLELDQRRRYMEIVLKNVTAGVISVDRQGRLTTINKSAEKLLRIKTGKVLGKHFREVVGTEHLPMIKDFLKDLMDSGKDSIRKQVTLTVQDSKVTLLVNVTTLRDESGEFMGTVVVFDDLTQLLKAQRMAAWREVARRIAHEIKNPLTPVQLSAQRLRRRYLDRFDDDDQVFDECTNMIIKQVDELKNLVNEFSSFARLPASNPTPNNLNEIIAEALILFQEGHKEIDFSFHPDPKAPVFNLDRDQVKRAIVNLLDNAVGAMEGDGAIEVETNFNANLQMVTFSVADTGVGIPPEDKPRLFEPYFSTKKSGTGLGLAIVSSIISDHNGYIRVRDNYPKGTRFIVELPLRGNTLPV is encoded by the coding sequence ATGAAGGATTCCCCTGCCCGCCAGTCCCAAGAGGGCTCCGAAAACCGAAAGCGCCGCCGCGAGTGGATGTTGATCTGCCTCATCATCCTGCTGGTGGTCCTTTTCACCCGATTTGAATCCCGGCTCTTCGAGTTGACCTCCAGTGCCCCTCTTTCCAACAGCATCCTGGTTCTGGCCCTGATCAACATCAACATCCTGCTCATTATTCTCTTTCTCTTCCTGATCTTCCGCAACCTGTTCAAACTGATCCTGGAACGGCGGCGCGACGTGCCGGGGGCGCGCCTTCGCAGCAAACTCGTGGCGGCCTTCGTGGCCCTCTCCCTGGTGCCGACCATGCTCCTTTTTTTCGTCTCGGCCGGATTCATCACCAACACCATAGAGAACTGGTTCAATGCCAAGATCGAGGCGTCCCTGCGGGAGTCACTTGAAGTCGCCCAAACTTACTACAAGAATTCGGCAACCAACGCCCTCTACTACGCCGAACAGCTCGCCCGAATCGTCAAGGAGAAAAAGCTCCTCAACGAGGAGAACCTCCCCGACCTGCGCCAAGTCATCAAGGAAAAACAGCAGGAATACAACCTGGGAATCGTAGAGGTATTCTCCTCGACCTATGAAGAACTGGTGCGGGCCTCAAACCCTCAGGTCCCTGCCGCGGAATTCACCGACCTCGGGTCGGACAACATCCGTGAGGCGTTTCAGGGCAACCGTTTCACCCGCATCACCCCCATCGGCAAGGCGGACCTGATTCGGGGAATCGTCCCGGTCTATTCCAACTGGAACCCCAAAGACGTTGTCGGGGTGGTCGTGGTCAATTACTATGTCCCCTACTCCCTGGTCAACAAGATGAAGGAAATCTCCACCTCCTTCGAGCAGTACAAGAGCACCAAGTTGCTCAAGGGCAAAATCCAGAAGGGGTACATCATCGTCCTTCTTCTCATCGCTTTGGTGATCATTTTCCTCGCGACCTGGTTCGGGTTCCACCTGGCACGCGGCATTACGGTTCCCATTCAGGAATTAGCTCTCGCCACAGGCCGCGTGGCCGGCGGAGACCTCGAGGTTCACATCGATGTTCAAAGCGATGACGAGGTCGGAACCCTGGTCGAGGCCTTCAACAAGATGACCGCAGACCTGCGCCGAGGGCAGCAGGAAATTGGTGAAACCACCCAGGAACTGGAATCCTCCAACCTGGAACTGGACCAACGCCGACGCTACATGGAAATCGTCCTGAAAAACGTGACGGCCGGGGTCATCTCCGTCGACCGGCAGGGACGCCTCACGACCATTAACAAATCGGCTGAAAAACTGCTAAGGATCAAGACCGGTAAGGTTCTGGGCAAGCACTTCCGCGAAGTTGTCGGAACCGAACACCTGCCCATGATCAAAGACTTTCTCAAGGACCTCATGGATTCGGGCAAGGACTCCATCCGCAAGCAGGTCACCCTGACGGTTCAAGACAGCAAGGTCACGCTCCTGGTCAACGTAACTACCCTGCGGGATGAAAGCGGCGAATTCATGGGAACGGTGGTGGTCTTCGACGATCTCACCCAGTTGCTCAAGGCCCAGCGCATGGCTGCCTGGCGAGAGGTGGCCCGGCGCATCGCCCATGAGATCAAAAATCCCCTGACCCCCGTTCAACTCTCTGCCCAGAGACTGAGACGACGCTACCTCGATCGTTTCGATGATGACGACCAAGTCTTCGACGAATGCACCAACATGATCATCAAACAGGTCGATGAACTGAAAAACCTGGTCAACGAATTCTCGAGTTTTGCCCGCTTGCCCGCCAGCAACCCGACCCCGAACAACCTCAACGAGATCATCGCCGAGGCACTGATCCTCTTTCAAGAAGGGCACAAGGAGATCGACTTCTCCTTTCATCCGGACCCGAAGGCGCCGGTTTTCAACCTCGACCGAGACCAAGTCAAGCGCGCAATCGTCAACCTGCTTGACAACGCTGTCGGGGCGATGGAAGGGGATGGGGCCATCGAGGTCGAAACTAACTTCAACGCCAACCTCCAAATGGTGACCTTCTCCGTGGCCGACACCGGTGTCGGCATCCCCCCGGAGGACAAACCGCGCCTTTTTGAGCCCTATTTTTCCACAAAAAAATCGGGAACGGGACTCGGCTTGGCCATCGTTTCCAGCATCATTTCGGATCATAACGGCTATATCCGGGTCCGGGACAACTATCCGAAAGGGACCCGGTTCATCGTGGAACTGCCTCTTCGAGGCAACACCCTCCCGGTCTGA
- a CDS encoding patatin-like phospholipase family protein produces the protein MKTGKRKIGLALGSGAARGLAHIGVLKAFEEEGIQIDCIAGTSIGAFIGALYAAGVPVEKMEQVASQVDWRQLARLIDPILPTSCIIDGKKVSRFISELLPAKTFEQLRIPLAVTTTDIETGEALVIKKGNLHEALRAAIAFPGIFTPVRFFDRFLMDGGLCNPVPVDVVRNLGARSVIGVCAIPAVMKETSETYLPSRAKRRPGKPFLELLNAERIESFLREMMGSAATEEDEPREGSAHRKPPGIFRIFSQSVAIMENQINALRLEKNQIDLLIRPPLNGINLLEFHRAAEAIAAGEEATRKVMPKIRKMAGR, from the coding sequence ATGAAAACGGGTAAAAGGAAGATCGGCCTTGCGCTGGGCAGCGGCGCCGCCCGCGGCCTGGCTCATATCGGGGTCTTGAAGGCCTTCGAAGAAGAAGGCATTCAGATCGACTGCATCGCCGGGACCTCCATCGGGGCCTTTATCGGGGCCCTCTACGCCGCCGGCGTTCCCGTCGAGAAGATGGAACAGGTGGCCAGCCAAGTCGACTGGCGGCAGCTTGCCCGCCTGATCGACCCCATTCTTCCCACCTCATGCATTATCGACGGCAAGAAAGTTTCCCGGTTCATCTCCGAACTGTTGCCGGCGAAAACCTTTGAGCAGCTGCGCATCCCCCTGGCGGTGACGACGACAGACATCGAAACAGGAGAGGCCCTGGTCATCAAAAAGGGCAACCTCCATGAAGCCCTGCGGGCGGCCATCGCCTTTCCCGGGATTTTCACGCCGGTCCGCTTCTTCGATCGGTTTCTCATGGACGGAGGCCTGTGCAACCCGGTTCCCGTCGATGTGGTTCGCAACCTCGGCGCTCGATCGGTCATCGGGGTCTGCGCCATCCCTGCCGTCATGAAGGAAACGTCCGAGACCTATTTGCCCTCCCGGGCCAAGCGCCGCCCCGGCAAGCCCTTTCTCGAACTGCTCAACGCCGAGCGCATCGAAAGTTTTCTGCGCGAGATGATGGGCTCCGCGGCGACTGAAGAAGACGAGCCAAGAGAGGGGTCTGCTCATCGCAAGCCGCCGGGGATTTTCCGCATCTTCTCTCAAAGCGTGGCCATCATGGAAAACCAGATCAATGCCCTGCGCCTTGAGAAGAATCAGATCGACCTGCTGATCAGGCCCCCCCTGAACGGCATCAACCTTTTGGAATTCCACCGCGCGGCCGAGGCCATTGCCGCCGGGGAAGAGGCGACCCGCAAGGTTATGCCCAAAATACGAAAAATGGCCGGCCGCTGA
- a CDS encoding DUF2905 domain-containing protein — translation MHPGKLLIAAGIALIAAGLFFTFGGKIPFLGRLPGDIAIKRENFSFFFPLTTCILISLLVSFLLWLFRR, via the coding sequence GTGCACCCGGGAAAACTGCTCATCGCCGCCGGCATCGCCCTGATCGCCGCCGGGCTGTTTTTCACCTTCGGAGGGAAAATCCCCTTTCTGGGCCGGTTGCCCGGCGATATTGCCATCAAAAGAGAAAACTTTTCCTTTTTCTTCCCCCTCACCACCTGCATCCTGATTTCCCTGCTCGTCTCCTTTCTTCTCTGGCTTTTCCGGCGCTAG